A window from Leptothermofonsia sichuanensis E412 encodes these proteins:
- a CDS encoding FecR domain-containing protein, with protein MNRNLRKRLTWSLTVAVWGGSLFLLPIAVRAETPLTRAVVQSIRNSVRLLQQNQAPRPARVRDAMAPGDALSTARLSLAELKFNDGSLARVGEQALFQFLPRTRTFRLNNGTVLLLIPPGQGQTRIQTPNAATGIRGSALFVRYVPETETTLVGALTTSGIEVANRDRTQNQPLAGGQMAVIVQNRIERVYNFDLRTFYETSDLVKGLSLSGGESSRSADPAIAAVQKETIAAIEAQTPITDSRPAQNLMGIGTVEPQTGSPGSDRRPEFETVVPPNPGDLTLPQSATASQPSQFPLTGVIPRSPGQDALGIGSDGAVSGRGNNPAGRTGTAPGLAGTTPGQSNSGPPGQTGTPPGLTGTAPGLAGTTPGQSNSGPPGQTGTPPGLTGTAPGLAGTTPGQSGNGPPGLTGTAPGLVRNTPAVKSR; from the coding sequence ATGAATAGAAACCTGCGGAAGAGATTAACCTGGTCACTGACTGTGGCAGTGTGGGGAGGAAGCCTGTTCCTGCTGCCAATTGCAGTACGTGCAGAAACCCCACTGACCCGGGCAGTTGTCCAATCCATCCGCAATTCAGTCCGGTTGTTACAGCAAAACCAGGCACCTCGACCTGCCAGGGTCAGGGATGCAATGGCACCGGGAGATGCCCTCTCAACTGCGCGGTTATCTTTAGCAGAACTGAAGTTTAATGACGGCTCTCTGGCCAGGGTAGGTGAACAGGCTTTGTTTCAGTTTCTACCCAGAACCCGCACCTTTCGGCTCAACAATGGCACCGTCCTGCTGTTGATTCCCCCCGGTCAGGGCCAGACACGAATTCAGACCCCAAACGCTGCTACGGGAATTCGAGGTTCGGCGTTGTTTGTCCGGTATGTGCCTGAGACGGAGACAACTCTGGTGGGAGCGCTTACCACCAGTGGAATTGAAGTTGCTAACCGCGATCGCACCCAAAACCAACCTCTGGCAGGAGGGCAGATGGCGGTCATTGTCCAGAACCGAATTGAGCGGGTCTATAACTTTGACCTCAGAACCTTTTATGAAACGAGTGATCTGGTCAAAGGGTTGAGTCTGTCCGGTGGGGAATCCAGCCGCTCAGCCGATCCAGCGATCGCCGCCGTCCAGAAAGAGACGATTGCCGCCATCGAAGCGCAGACTCCCATTACTGACTCCCGCCCTGCTCAGAACTTGATGGGGATCGGCACGGTTGAGCCTCAGACTGGATCCCCTGGCAGCGATCGTCGTCCTGAATTTGAAACTGTTGTCCCTCCCAATCCAGGTGATTTAACCCTTCCTCAATCGGCAACGGCTTCTCAACCCAGCCAATTTCCCCTGACCGGCGTTATTCCACGATCGCCGGGTCAAGACGCTTTGGGAATCGGTTCAGATGGGGCTGTTTCGGGACGGGGGAACAATCCCGCTGGTCGGACGGGAACGGCACCGGGGCTGGCAGGTACCACTCCCGGTCAGTCGAATAGTGGCCCACCGGGTCAGACGGGAACGCCACCGGGGCTGACAGGAACGGCACCGGGGCTGGCAGGTACCACTCCCGGTCAGTCGAATAGTGGCCCACCGGGTCAGACGGGAACGCCACCGGGGCTGACAGGAACGGCACCGGGGCTGGCAGGTACCACTCCCGGTCAGTCGGGCAACGGTCCACCAGGGCTGACAGGGACAGCACCAGGGCTGGTAAGGAATACCCCTGCCGTTAAGAGCAGGTAA
- a CDS encoding MEKHLA domain-containing protein, which produces MDEPWQQPSIIRHSQRLLQSFSGWTGRSLLDTTGTPIEIARMLFEAPFVLVSHGTEADPIFNYGNRRALELWELSWEQFIQTPSRQTVAPVAQEERDRLLAQARANGYIDNYRGIRISSTGRRFWIEQVLLWTVLDEGQQPCGQAATFPKWEWIVDE; this is translated from the coding sequence ATGGACGAACCGTGGCAGCAGCCTTCAATTATTCGGCATAGCCAGCGACTATTACAAAGTTTTTCCGGCTGGACGGGGCGATCGCTGCTGGACACCACAGGTACCCCCATAGAAATTGCCCGGATGCTATTTGAAGCTCCCTTTGTGCTGGTTTCCCACGGCACGGAGGCAGACCCCATCTTTAACTATGGCAATCGCAGGGCGCTGGAACTGTGGGAATTGAGTTGGGAACAGTTTATCCAGACCCCTTCCCGTCAGACGGTTGCACCTGTCGCCCAGGAGGAGCGCGATCGCCTGCTTGCCCAAGCCAGAGCAAACGGCTATATCGACAACTATAGGGGCATCCGTATTTCCAGCACTGGCAGGCGGTTCTGGATTGAGCAGGTTTTGCTCTGGACCGTTCTGGATGAAGGACAGCAGCCCTGTGGACAGGCCGCCACCTTTCCTAAATGGGAATGGATTGTGGATGAGTGA
- a CDS encoding histone deacetylase family protein, with product MDLPIVYHSDYVAPLPEGHRFPMPKFRMLYEMLMAEGVINSDQVHTPERPPQEWIELVHTPDYVQAYCQGTLDPKSQRRIGLPWSPALVNRTCVAVGGTILTAKLALQYGLACNTAGGTHHAFPEYGSGFCIFNDLAIAASLLLQKNLVQNILIVDLDVHQGDGTAYIFQNEPRVFTFSMHCEVNFPGTKQQSDLDVPLPEGMEDDDYLQTLAAYLPDLLSQVRPDLVLYDAGVDPHVGDRLGKLALTDTGLFRREMQVLGTCLSQGYPVACVIGGGYADDLKSLVYRHSLVHRAASNVYRQVG from the coding sequence GTGGATTTACCGATCGTCTATCACTCTGACTATGTAGCCCCCCTTCCTGAAGGACATCGCTTCCCGATGCCGAAGTTTCGGATGCTCTACGAAATGCTCATGGCTGAGGGTGTGATCAATTCAGATCAGGTTCATACTCCAGAACGCCCTCCCCAGGAATGGATAGAACTTGTCCATACCCCGGACTATGTGCAGGCATACTGCCAGGGAACCCTCGACCCCAAATCCCAGCGACGGATTGGGCTGCCCTGGAGTCCGGCACTGGTTAATCGTACCTGTGTGGCTGTGGGGGGGACCATTCTGACTGCAAAGCTTGCCTTACAGTACGGGTTAGCCTGCAACACTGCTGGCGGAACTCACCATGCGTTTCCTGAGTATGGGTCTGGATTTTGTATTTTCAATGATCTGGCGATCGCGGCCTCTCTTCTGCTCCAGAAGAACCTGGTGCAAAACATTCTGATTGTTGACCTGGATGTGCACCAGGGAGATGGAACTGCCTATATTTTCCAGAACGAGCCGCGTGTGTTCACTTTTTCCATGCACTGTGAAGTCAACTTCCCCGGTACCAAACAACAGAGTGACCTGGATGTGCCCCTGCCAGAAGGAATGGAAGATGATGACTACCTGCAAACCCTGGCAGCCTATTTACCGGATTTATTGTCCCAGGTCAGGCCCGACCTTGTCCTTTACGATGCAGGAGTCGATCCCCATGTCGGCGATCGCCTCGGTAAACTTGCCCTCACTGATACCGGGCTTTTCCGTCGTGAAATGCAAGTGCTGGGAACCTGTCTTTCCCAGGGGTATCCAGTTGCCTGTGTCATTGGCGGTGGGTATGCCGATGATTTGAAATCCCTGGTCTACCGTCATTCCCTGGTGCATCGAGCTGCCAGCAATGTATATCGTCAGGTTGGGTAG
- a CDS encoding alpha/beta fold hydrolase: MVANLDKISTPEKLAWNWRGHRIQYTVIGTGHPLLLVHGFGASSGHWRKNMPVLAAAGYKVFAIDLLGFGGSDKPPLDYTLDLWQEMLWDFWADHIQRPTVFVGNSIGGLLCLMILANYPEIAAGGVLLNCAGGLNHRPNELNFPLRVMMGAFTRIVRSRLIGPMLFNRIRQKKRLRTTLYQVYCNREAVTDDLIDLIYEPSCDPGAAQVFASVLTAPPGPSPSELLPKVQTPLLVLWGEADPWTPITTATIYQQLTATHPVTFIPIPDTGHCPHDENPTVVNQLIIQWLERLTL; this comes from the coding sequence GTGGTTGCAAACCTTGACAAGATCTCAACCCCTGAGAAACTGGCCTGGAACTGGCGGGGTCATAGGATACAGTACACCGTAATCGGGACAGGGCATCCATTGCTTTTAGTTCATGGCTTTGGGGCTTCCTCAGGGCACTGGCGTAAGAACATGCCCGTTCTGGCTGCCGCCGGATATAAAGTCTTTGCGATTGACCTGCTGGGGTTTGGTGGTTCCGATAAACCCCCATTGGACTACACCCTCGATCTGTGGCAGGAGATGTTGTGGGATTTTTGGGCAGATCATATCCAGCGGCCAACAGTTTTTGTCGGGAATTCAATTGGCGGTTTGCTCTGCTTGATGATACTGGCAAACTACCCTGAAATAGCTGCCGGGGGAGTGCTCCTGAACTGTGCAGGTGGGTTGAATCACCGGCCCAATGAGTTGAACTTTCCCCTGCGGGTGATGATGGGGGCATTTACGCGGATTGTGCGATCGCGGCTGATTGGTCCAATGTTGTTCAATCGGATTCGGCAAAAAAAACGACTACGCACCACCCTCTATCAGGTCTACTGTAATCGGGAAGCTGTAACCGATGACCTGATTGATTTAATTTATGAACCATCCTGCGATCCAGGGGCAGCCCAGGTATTTGCATCCGTGTTAACGGCACCTCCGGGTCCTTCGCCGTCAGAATTGCTCCCTAAAGTGCAGACCCCCCTGCTGGTGCTATGGGGTGAAGCAGATCCCTGGACGCCGATTACAACCGCAACCATTTATCAACAACTGACCGCAACTCACCCGGTCACCTTCATACCCATTCCAGATACAGGACACTGTCCCCATGATGAAAATCCCACGGTTGTCAATCAGCTCATCATTCAGTGGTTAGAGAGACTGACATTGTAA
- the bioD gene encoding dethiobiotin synthase gives MNSLLITGTDTNAGKTVLTSALAAYWQTYCSGRSLRVMKPIQSGTGDCELYSRLFDFTPDEVTPLRFAAPLAPPIAAEKEGQRVELEKAWQVFETLRQRYDYVLVEALGGLGSPVTPETTVADLAWDWRLPVVLVVPVRLGAIAQTVANVALARMSRIHLKGIVLNCPQPCSEEDVANWAPLALIQSLTSTPVLGLIPHLPNPTDLEKLAEVASNLELERMLPL, from the coding sequence TTGAATTCGCTATTGATTACCGGAACCGACACCAATGCCGGGAAGACGGTGCTCACCAGTGCCCTGGCAGCCTACTGGCAAACCTATTGCTCCGGGCGATCGCTGAGAGTCATGAAACCGATCCAATCTGGCACGGGGGACTGTGAACTTTACAGTCGTCTGTTTGATTTCACACCGGATGAGGTGACACCCCTTCGATTTGCAGCCCCCTTAGCCCCTCCAATTGCGGCTGAAAAAGAAGGCCAGCGGGTTGAACTGGAAAAAGCCTGGCAGGTGTTTGAAACCCTGCGTCAGCGCTACGACTATGTGTTGGTAGAAGCCCTGGGGGGATTGGGTTCTCCAGTTACCCCGGAAACAACGGTGGCAGATTTAGCTTGGGACTGGCGGTTACCTGTGGTGCTGGTGGTACCGGTCAGATTAGGGGCGATCGCCCAGACTGTTGCCAATGTTGCCCTGGCTCGCATGTCCCGTATTCATCTAAAAGGCATCGTCCTCAATTGTCCCCAGCCCTGTTCCGAGGAAGATGTTGCCAATTGGGCACCCTTGGCCTTAATTCAATCCCTGACCAGCACGCCAGTCCTGGGGCTGATTCCCCATCTCCCCAATCCTACCGATCTGGAGAAATTGGCTGAAGTGGCTTCCAACCTGGAATTGGAACGGATGTTACCCCTTTAG
- a CDS encoding GatB/YqeY domain-containing protein: MSLKNQVTEAIKAAMKAGDKVRLETVRSIKKAILEKEVAVRPSGQEVLTRDQETELLVQLAKQRRDSIAQYRQAGRYDLADQEAQELAILEEYLPQQLSDEEVSRAIDEIIAQVGATSAKDMGKVMGPAMQQLKGKADGKKVQDMVKAKLAG, translated from the coding sequence ATGAGTTTGAAGAATCAGGTTACAGAAGCTATTAAAGCGGCAATGAAAGCAGGCGATAAGGTGCGTCTGGAAACGGTTCGCAGCATTAAAAAAGCAATCCTGGAGAAGGAAGTCGCTGTGCGACCATCGGGTCAGGAAGTGTTAACAAGGGACCAGGAAACGGAGTTGCTGGTTCAACTGGCAAAGCAACGGCGGGACTCGATCGCCCAGTACAGACAGGCAGGACGCTATGATTTGGCAGATCAGGAGGCCCAGGAGCTTGCCATTCTGGAGGAATATTTGCCTCAACAACTTTCAGACGAAGAAGTGAGTCGGGCAATTGATGAAATTATTGCCCAGGTGGGTGCAACCTCCGCTAAGGACATGGGAAAAGTTATGGGACCAGCGATGCAACAGCTTAAAGGCAAGGCAGATGGTAAGAAAGTGCAAGACATGGTGAAGGCAAAATTGGCAGGATAG
- a CDS encoding serine/threonine-protein kinase — translation MRPPLPTGTILQNRYRILSVLGQGGFGRTYLTEDQGRFNELCAMKELSPTEGGGYALEKSKELFLREGQTLYQIQHPQIPQFRATFEFEQRLFLVQDYVEGPTYRHLLEQRRSQGFTFSEAEVKQLLLQLLPVLAHIHSKGIIHRDITPDNIILRERDHLPVLIDFGVVKELATRFQAPGTVSPETLDFSTTVGKVGYAPPEQMHTGRAYASSDIYSLAVTAVVLLTGREPQELFDDSTLTWYWQRWVSVDPGFAQVVNRMLSYRPGDRYQSAAEVLQAFQSPVAMPQPQVAPVYSPITVYQQSAPTPDGSRAATLPVGRPLDSKGVSDSRPAPVIEESRSSLWDDPLAVMAIGLGLVVLTGIGSWAIVRAVLNPDQPAPIVTTTPTQTITPSPTPSPTPSPTPSPTPTAPVVLTQRLDIATDTRVIQNGTLNGNETINYIVSGQQGEQLSALISGESILMSVLGPDRQPLGDGAQRVSYWQGTLPYSSDYYIQLRPIAGVTRSDYRLEVSLKQAPEPPPSPTPTYPPPTPPGPSIETERVSFAPGTTSTVITSRTTPGVIKRYLVNARQGQIFKTGVRRGAVTLSIRYPNGRMVDDASNVLSWESELPQSGDYMIDVVAFRNTRFELDIVVQDLVRNDGNDTSFFRDFLNRFRPGYQRSRDPESLERPRFRQPQNPGQELSYPRRVPEVSERRRYRQPQEPGPEFPYPRRERETSDRPRYRQPQDPGSEFPYPRREREAAERRRYRQPQESGPESPYPRREREAAEHPRSRQPQTPEQDSPPPDNGEEVSDRPSSPSRRGNRNEV, via the coding sequence ATGCGACCACCTCTTCCGACCGGAACCATTCTGCAAAACCGCTATCGTATTCTCAGCGTGCTGGGGCAGGGGGGGTTTGGTCGCACCTATCTGACCGAAGACCAGGGACGGTTTAACGAACTCTGTGCCATGAAAGAGCTAAGCCCAACCGAGGGGGGAGGGTATGCTCTCGAAAAGTCGAAAGAATTGTTTTTAAGGGAAGGGCAGACGCTCTATCAAATTCAGCATCCTCAAATTCCCCAGTTTCGAGCAACATTTGAATTTGAGCAGCGATTATTTCTGGTACAGGACTATGTGGAGGGTCCAACCTACCGTCACCTGCTTGAGCAGCGGCGTTCCCAGGGATTTACCTTCTCTGAAGCAGAGGTAAAGCAACTGTTACTGCAACTCCTGCCTGTTCTGGCCCATATCCACAGTAAAGGCATCATTCATCGGGATATTACACCTGACAATATTATTTTGCGAGAACGCGACCACCTGCCCGTTCTGATTGATTTCGGGGTGGTGAAGGAGCTGGCAACTCGGTTCCAGGCACCGGGAACTGTGTCTCCAGAGACTTTAGATTTCAGTACGACGGTGGGGAAAGTTGGCTATGCGCCCCCAGAGCAGATGCACACAGGTAGAGCCTATGCCAGCAGTGATATTTATTCTCTGGCGGTCACGGCTGTTGTGTTGTTGACCGGGCGAGAACCCCAGGAATTATTTGATGATTCGACATTGACCTGGTACTGGCAGCGCTGGGTATCGGTTGATCCGGGATTTGCCCAGGTTGTGAATCGAATGTTGAGTTATCGCCCGGGCGATCGCTACCAGAGTGCCGCGGAGGTACTCCAGGCGTTTCAATCTCCAGTAGCGATGCCCCAACCTCAGGTGGCTCCAGTATATTCTCCGATTACAGTATATCAGCAATCTGCTCCAACCCCTGATGGTTCCCGTGCAGCTACTCTGCCTGTAGGGCGTCCACTGGACTCGAAGGGAGTTTCGGATAGTCGTCCGGCTCCTGTAATTGAAGAGTCGCGCAGTTCGCTCTGGGATGACCCGCTGGCAGTCATGGCGATCGGTTTGGGGCTGGTAGTTTTGACGGGAATTGGGTCGTGGGCGATCGTGCGGGCAGTCCTTAATCCTGACCAGCCAGCTCCCATTGTTACCACCACCCCTACCCAAACAATAACGCCCAGCCCCACTCCCTCACCCACCCCGTCACCCACCCCGTCACCCACCCCGACTGCACCTGTCGTTCTTACCCAACGGTTGGACATTGCAACCGATACCAGAGTCATTCAAAACGGTACTCTGAATGGGAATGAAACCATCAATTACATCGTGAGTGGGCAACAGGGTGAGCAACTCAGTGCTTTGATCAGTGGTGAAAGCATCTTGATGAGTGTTCTGGGACCAGACCGGCAACCCCTGGGGGATGGCGCTCAACGAGTTTCCTACTGGCAGGGAACCCTGCCCTATTCCAGCGACTATTACATCCAACTCAGACCCATTGCAGGGGTAACCCGGAGTGACTATCGACTGGAAGTTAGCCTGAAGCAGGCTCCTGAACCCCCGCCCAGCCCTACCCCCACCTATCCTCCTCCAACTCCGCCAGGTCCTTCGATTGAGACGGAACGGGTGAGTTTTGCTCCAGGAACCACCAGCACGGTTATTACCAGCCGTACAACTCCGGGCGTAATTAAGCGCTACCTGGTCAATGCCAGACAGGGACAGATCTTTAAAACAGGCGTCAGGCGAGGAGCTGTGACGTTGAGTATTCGTTATCCGAATGGACGGATGGTGGATGATGCCTCTAATGTATTGTCCTGGGAGTCTGAGTTGCCTCAGAGTGGTGACTACATGATTGATGTGGTGGCGTTTCGCAATACCCGATTTGAGTTAGACATTGTGGTTCAGGATCTGGTAAGAAACGATGGCAACGATACCAGTTTTTTCCGCGACTTTTTGAATCGATTTCGTCCAGGCTATCAACGGAGCCGTGACCCAGAATCCTTAGAGCGTCCTCGTTTCCGCCAACCCCAAAATCCTGGGCAGGAGTTATCTTACCCAAGACGGGTGCCAGAAGTCTCGGAGCGTCGCCGGTATCGTCAACCCCAGGAGCCGGGACCGGAATTCCCCTATCCGCGGCGAGAACGAGAAACTTCGGATCGTCCCCGGTATCGCCAACCCCAGGATCCAGGATCGGAATTCCCCTATCCCCGGCGGGAACGAGAAGCCGCAGAGCGTCGCCGGTATCGCCAACCCCAGGAGTCAGGGCCGGAATCCCCCTATCCCCGGCGGGAACGAGAAGCCGCAGAGCATCCCCGTTCCCGGCAGCCACAAACGCCTGAGCAGGACTCACCTCCCCCAGACAATGGCGAAGAAGTCTCTGATCGTCCGTCCTCGCCTTCTCGCCGAGGAAATCGGAATGAGGTTTGA